TTGTATGAAGAAAATCTTGTAACGTCATCTTGTTCAATTTGAGTTATTGGTTTTGCTTTTGAAGTTGTATTTATAATTTTTGAACTATTTTTTAAAACTTCTTGTTGCTCTTGATTAAGTTCAATAAAACTATCCCAAGAGCCACAATTTGGACATTTTCCAAGCCATTTTGTAGATTGTTCTCCACAGTGTTGACATTCAAAAAGTGTTATTTTTTTCTTAGCCATTTGTAATCCTTCTAAACATAAGCGCAATTATAATCAAATTTTTTATAGGCTTTCTAAAATATGACACTTTGTAATATAAAAGATAATACAATCTTTTATGAAAAAAATAAAATTATTTACTGACTCAAGTGTAAATCCACAAGAAAAAATAGGTTTTGGTAGTTTTTTAATTATTGAAGATGAAAACTTAACTTTAGAAAATTTAAAAAAAAATATAAAAATAAAAAGATTTGAAAATACAAGTTCTACAAAACTTGAACTTCAAACTTTTCTTTGGAGTTTGGAAGAAATAAAAAATAAAGATGTAATTATTGAAGTTTATACTGATTGCCAAAATATTATAGGTTTACAAGATAGAAAAGAGAAATTGGAAAAAAATAATTTTTATTCATCAAGTGGAAAACTTATGAATAATCATGAGTTATATAAAGAATTTTTTGAAAAAACAGATAAATTAAATTTAATTTTTATAAAAGTAAAAGGGCATAAAAAAAATAGTTTAAAAGATGATATTGATACTATTTTTAATCTTGTGGATAAGGCTTCAAGAAGTGCTTTAAGAAATGAAATATAACTTATCTAAAATAGATAAGCTATATTTATTCCACCCCAATTTTCATATTCGTTGTAGTCATTTGATAAATTTATTTTTGAAGTTTTAAAACTAAATGATAAAACAAATTTATCAAGATAAGTATCCCAAGAAATAACATGAACTAAACTATCTTTTAATTCATCTAATTCATAAGATTTATCATGGTTATTTACATAAAAATAATCTGTATAAGAGTAAGCTAAACCGTAAGATAATGACCAACCTAAATTTTTATTTGTTTTAGAATCAAGATTTAAAAGTTTGTTTTCATTTACACCTATAAATTTTCCTACACTATTAAAATTATTTGGAAAATTATTCCCATATCTAATCATCGACCCAGCCATTAAAGACCTATTATAATTTCCAACATTTGCTCTAACTGTATTTACTAAATCCATTTTTCCATAAGAAAACTCATGTTTAAATGCTCTATAACCATAAGAGTAAGAGAAGTTATATAAAAAATCATCTTCTAATTGATTATCCCATCCTTGTGGGTCATTACTTCCTATTGCATCGTGGAAAGATTTTTGAAATGTATCTGTATTTGTACTAGGTCCAACTGCTCCTAAAGTAATAGCATATTCATGGAAAAAATCTTCATCCCACTTAAATAAAATAAAATCAAGAGTTGCAACTCCCGCATAAGGTAAATCACCTATAATTTTTTCTTTTTTATCCAAGTTTGTTGGAGTAAAAGCATAATGGGAATAAGTTATTCCTAAAGTTTGGTATTTTGTATCATTATTAAAAGTTGGAATTTTTGAGATAAAGTCAAAAAAACTATTATTGTATTTTGAACTGTCGTTTGTATCCTTATCACTTAAGTAAGATAAATAAGTTCCATTTGTATAGTGTTTGTCATCTCCATTTATAACATCATTTTCCAAAAAAACTGAAAAAACTTCCGCATTTAGATTTAAAACTAGAAAAGATGAAGTAAAAATGATTTTTGAAAATAATTTCATTATTAAGCCTTTTATTGTAACATTTTGTAATTATAATAACAAAAACATTGGAAGAAAATAAAATGATAATATATATTCATGGATTTGCAAGTTCAGGCTTTGGTTCAAAACCACAAAAATTTAAAGAGTATTTTGAAGAAGAAATAATAACAATTTCACTTTCAACTATTCCAAATTTAGCAATTGATACTTTAGAACAAATAATAGAGTTTTCTTTAAATAAAGAAGAACCTATCTATCTTGTTGGTTCCTCTTTAGGTGGATTTTACGCACTTTATTTAGCAAATAAATATGATTTAAAAGCAGTTTTAATAAATCCAGCAGTTAATCCTTGGGGAACTTTACATAGATATGAAGGTGTGGAGTTTGTTACAAACTATTATGATAATTCAAGATTTGAATTTACTTCAAATCATATAAAATCATTAAAAAATTATGAGGTACAATTTATAAAAAATCCTTCAAATTTTATAACTTTATTACAAGAAGAGGATGAGGTTTTAGATTTTAGTGAAGCAGCTTTAAAACTTGAAGAGACAGATTTGATAATTGAAGAGGGAGGAAGTCACTCTTTTGATGGAATTGAAAGATATTTTAGAAAAATAAATAGTTTTTTTTATAATTAAAAGCACTGATTTATCGAATATTTTAGAATATTTAGCTATTATATATGCTATTTAATAAGTTGTACAAAAATAATAAAGGGGAGAACTCTAATAAATGAAATCATTTAGAGTTGTTAATGCTAAATTTCGTATTCTAAAAGGTGGAAAGATTGGATTATCATTATCTATCTCTTTAGTAGTTAGTTCATTAATTTTAAATCAATCTGCTCATGCTGAAACATTTTTTGATAATGAATGGACTACAGGTACAACTTTTACTACTCCTGATGTAACAGCAACTGCAAGAAGCAATACTGGTACAAATACGGGTACTTATAATCAAATATCAACAACAGAAAATATAATTTTTAGACCTGATAGAGTAGCACAATCTTATACAGGTGTTTCAGATTTTGAAGTTTTTGGAACTAATAGTGTTTCAGTTGCAAGTGATGGAACAACGGGAACAGGTACTAATTTAATTGCTGATGGAACATATATTGATGGTGGTGGTGGAACTGCAACTAATAATGATAGAGCATTTTATCAATCTCTTAATCCAGATACAGACTTTACAGTTACTTTAACTTCTGGTTCAACAGTTAATAATATAGTTAAAGAGACTTCAACTTATTATTATGTAGATAGTACAACAGGCTATACATCCTCAAGTGATGCCTATGTTGCAAATATTGTATTCAGTGGTTCAAATACAGTTTATGGAACAACTAATATTGATGATGGAAATATTAAACTAAATGATAGTGTAACTTTTACAGGAACAGTTGATGCTGGTTCTATTTCTGTTGATACAACAAATACTATTATTTTTAATTCAGATGTTGATTTAACAGCTGGAACAACAGATGCTATGAATTTTTCAGTAGATGGAGAAGTTTTACTTAATGAAGATTTTACAGGTAATATCACATCAGGTGGAGATAATTTAGGTACTGTAACTATTGTTGGTAATGGAACAGGAAAAGAACAAATAATTACTGGAAATATAGGGACTTCAACTTCTTCTGATATAGGTATTTTAAATATTGGAAGTGATACTATTGATTCAAATTATTCAAGAACTGTAATTTATGGTGATGTTTATGCAAATAGTACAGTTTTAAATAATAATGGAACAACAAATAGTTCAACATTAGTTTTAGCTGATGGAAGTAATATTACATCAACTATTACAACTGCAGATGCAAACATGGGAATAATTACTTTAGATGGAAGTTCAACAGTAAGTGGAAGTGTAGGATCAAGTGGAGCATTACTAAAAGAGATAAACGCAGGAGCGAATGGATCAAGTTCAACGTTTAGTAGTGATGTTTACGCAACAAACTTAGATGTAGAGGGGACTGGAACAGTAAATCTAAATGGGGATTATACAGGGACAGCAATAAGATATAACGCAGATGGAACAGTAGTATTAGCAAATGGGAGTGATGTAAACTCAGCAATAACAACAGCAACAACAAATACAGGAACATTGACGTTAAATGGAAGTTCAACAGTAAGTGGAAGTGTAGGATCAAGTGGAGCATTACTAAAAGAGATAAACGCAGGAGCGAATGGATCAAGTTCAACGTTTAGTAGTGATGTTTACGCAACAAACTTAGATGTAGAGGGGACTGGAACAGTAAATCTAAATGGGGATTATACAGGGACAGCAATAAGATATAACGCAGATGGAACAGTAGTATTAGCAAATGGGAGTGATGTAAACTCAGCAATAACAACAGCAACAACAAATACAGGAACATTGACGTTAAATGGAAGTTCAACAGTAAGTGGAAGTGTAGGAGCAAGTGGAGCATTACTAAAAGAGATAAACGCAGGAGCGAATGGATCAAGTTCAACGTTTAGTAGTGATGTTTACGCAACAAACTTAGATGTAGAGGGGACTGGAACAGTAAATCTAAATGGGGATTATACAGGGACAGCAATAAGATATAACGCAGATGGAACAGTAGTATTAGCAAATGGGAGTGATGTAAACTCAGCAATAACAACAGCAACAACAAATACAGGAACATTGACGTTAAATGGAAGTTCAACAGTAAGTGGAAGTGTAGGATCAAGTGGAGCATTACTAAAAGAGATAAACGCAGGAGTGAATGGATCAAGTTCAACGTTTAGTAGTGATGTTTATGCAACAAACTTAGATGTAGAGGGGACTGGAACAGTAAATCTAAATGGAGATTATACAGGGACAGCAATAAGATATAACGCAGATGGAACAGTAGTATTAGCAAATGGGAGTGATGTAAACTCAGCAATAACAACAGCAACAACAAATACAGGAACATTGACGTTAAATGGAAGTTCAACAGTAAGTGGAAGTGTAGGATCAAGTGGAGCATTACTAAAAGAGATAAACGCAGGAGCGAATGGATCAAGTTCAACGTTTAGTAGTGATGTTTATGCAACAAACTTAGATGTAGAGGGGACTGGAACAGTAAATCTAAATGGAGATTATACAGGGACAGCAATAAGATATAACGCAGATGGAACAGTAGTATTAGCAAATGGGAGTGATGTAAACTCAGCAATAACAACAGCAACAACAAATACAGGAACATTGACGTTAAATGGAAGTTCAACAGTAAGTGGAAGTGTAGGAGCAAGTGGAGCATTACTAAAAGAGATAAACGCAGGAGCGA
The genomic region above belongs to Arcobacter ellisii and contains:
- a CDS encoding ribonuclease HI, whose translation is MKKIKLFTDSSVNPQEKIGFGSFLIIEDENLTLENLKKNIKIKRFENTSSTKLELQTFLWSLEEIKNKDVIIEVYTDCQNIIGLQDRKEKLEKNNFYSSSGKLMNNHELYKEFFEKTDKLNLIFIKVKGHKKNSLKDDIDTIFNLVDKASRSALRNEI
- a CDS encoding lipid A deacylase LpxR family protein, with product MKLFSKIIFTSSFLVLNLNAEVFSVFLENDVINGDDKHYTNGTYLSYLSDKDTNDSSKYNNSFFDFISKIPTFNNDTKYQTLGITYSHYAFTPTNLDKKEKIIGDLPYAGVATLDFILFKWDEDFFHEYAITLGAVGPSTNTDTFQKSFHDAIGSNDPQGWDNQLEDDFLYNFSYSYGYRAFKHEFSYGKMDLVNTVRANVGNYNRSLMAGSMIRYGNNFPNNFNSVGKFIGVNENKLLNLDSKTNKNLGWSLSYGLAYSYTDYFYVNNHDKSYELDELKDSLVHVISWDTYLDKFVLSFSFKTSKINLSNDYNEYENWGGINIAYLF
- a CDS encoding YqiA/YcfP family alpha/beta fold hydrolase, with amino-acid sequence MIIYIHGFASSGFGSKPQKFKEYFEEEIITISLSTIPNLAIDTLEQIIEFSLNKEEPIYLVGSSLGGFYALYLANKYDLKAVLINPAVNPWGTLHRYEGVEFVTNYYDNSRFEFTSNHIKSLKNYEVQFIKNPSNFITLLQEEDEVLDFSEAALKLEETDLIIEEGGSHSFDGIERYFRKINSFFYN